The following proteins are encoded in a genomic region of Variovorax paradoxus:
- a CDS encoding alpha/beta fold hydrolase: MRRDHYPHQDDFVFMTDPTLHYVACDDAQGGHRMAYWQWGDARSAHVVMCVHGLTRQGRDFDVLAQAIVARADGNVRVVCPDVAGRGRSDWLRNAALYQVPVYAADMLALIAQLHREQPIDTLDYLGTSMGGLIGFVLAGHKQLPLARPIRRFVVNDVGPTIEAAAIQRIGAYVGQGGRYASVQEAADAMWAISTSFGPHTPAQWLALSQHMVVPASQRTADGSGKADVVENDSAGPWLLHYDPAIAVALRAITPEAAAQGGAVMWSLYDAIDARTLVTRGAQSDLLSRETALAMTERGPRAALFEFDGVGHAPTFVDPAQAAVVTSFLFD, from the coding sequence ATGCGACGAGACCATTATCCGCACCAGGACGACTTCGTTTTCATGACCGACCCGACGCTTCATTACGTGGCGTGCGATGACGCCCAGGGCGGCCATCGCATGGCCTATTGGCAATGGGGCGACGCGCGCAGCGCGCATGTGGTCATGTGCGTGCACGGCCTGACCCGGCAAGGGCGCGATTTCGATGTGCTGGCCCAGGCCATCGTGGCGCGCGCCGACGGGAACGTGCGCGTGGTCTGCCCCGACGTCGCAGGGCGCGGCCGGAGCGACTGGCTGCGCAATGCGGCGCTTTACCAGGTGCCGGTCTATGCGGCCGACATGCTGGCGTTGATAGCGCAACTGCATCGCGAACAGCCGATCGACACGCTCGACTATCTGGGCACCAGCATGGGCGGGCTGATCGGCTTCGTGCTGGCGGGCCACAAGCAATTGCCGCTGGCCCGGCCGATACGCCGCTTTGTCGTGAACGACGTCGGCCCGACCATCGAGGCGGCGGCCATTCAGCGCATCGGCGCCTACGTGGGGCAAGGCGGCCGCTACGCGAGCGTACAGGAGGCAGCCGATGCCATGTGGGCAATCTCGACCAGCTTCGGCCCGCACACGCCCGCCCAATGGCTTGCCTTGTCGCAGCACATGGTGGTGCCGGCGTCTCAGCGCACGGCCGATGGTTCGGGCAAAGCAGATGTCGTTGAGAACGACAGCGCCGGGCCCTGGTTGCTTCACTACGACCCGGCCATCGCCGTGGCGCTGCGCGCCATCACGCCCGAGGCCGCGGCCCAGGGCGGCGCGGTGATGTGGAGCCTGTACGACGCCATCGATGCGCGCACGCTCGTGACACGCGGCGCCCAGTCGGATCTGCTGTCGCGCGAAACGGCCCTTGCGATGACAGAGCGCGGCCCGCGCGCGGCGTTGTTCGAGTTCGACGGCGTGGGCCATGCGCCGACCTTCGTCGATCCCGCGCAGGCCGCCGTCGTCACATCCTTCTTGTTCGATTGA
- a CDS encoding 3-hydroxybutyrate dehydrogenase, translating to MLKGKTALVTGSTSGIGFAIAKALAQQGAHIVLNGFGDAEAPKSQIEALGVRAEYHGADMSKPDQIEDMMKFAAARFGRVDILVNNAGIQHVAKVEDFPPERWDAIIAINLTSAFHTTRLAIPAMREANWGRIVNVASAHGLVASAQKSAYVAAKHGIVGFTKSVALETATTGITSNAICPGWVLTQLVQKQIDDRAAREGISAEQAQNELLGEKQPSLQFTTVEQLGGLAVFLCSPAADQVRGVAWQMDGGWTAQ from the coding sequence ATGCTCAAAGGCAAAACCGCGCTTGTCACGGGGTCCACCAGCGGCATTGGCTTTGCCATTGCCAAGGCACTTGCACAGCAAGGCGCACATATCGTGCTCAACGGCTTCGGCGATGCCGAGGCCCCCAAGTCCCAGATCGAGGCGCTCGGCGTGCGCGCCGAATACCACGGCGCCGACATGAGCAAACCCGATCAGATCGAAGACATGATGAAGTTCGCGGCGGCCCGGTTCGGCCGCGTCGACATCCTCGTGAACAACGCCGGCATCCAGCACGTGGCAAAGGTCGAAGACTTTCCGCCGGAACGTTGGGACGCCATCATCGCCATCAACCTTACGAGCGCGTTTCATACGACCCGGCTGGCGATCCCGGCCATGCGCGAAGCCAACTGGGGGCGCATCGTCAATGTGGCGTCGGCCCACGGGCTGGTCGCTTCCGCGCAGAAGTCGGCCTATGTGGCGGCCAAGCACGGCATCGTCGGCTTCACCAAGTCGGTTGCGCTCGAAACCGCGACCACCGGCATCACCAGCAACGCGATTTGCCCCGGGTGGGTGCTGACCCAACTGGTGCAAAAGCAGATCGACGACCGCGCGGCACGGGAAGGCATTTCGGCCGAGCAGGCGCAGAACGAACTGCTCGGAGAAAAGCAGCCTTCGCTGCAATTCACCACGGTGGAGCAGCTCGGTGGCCTTGCGGTATTCCTGTGCTCGCCCGCCGCCGACCAGGTGCGCGGCGTGGCCTGGCAAATGGACGGCGGCTGGACCGCGCAGTAA
- a CDS encoding SIMPL domain-containing protein (The SIMPL domain is named for its presence in mouse protein SIMPL (signalling molecule that associates with mouse pelle-like kinase). Bacterial member BP26, from Brucella, was shown to assemble into a channel-like structure, while YggE from E. coli has been associated with resistance to oxidative stress.) translates to MKKIKLIAACVALAAAGAAGTAMAQNMAAPPQNVLQLTASGTVEVQQDLLSMTLTTTRDATDAATVQSQLKAAVDAALAEAKKNAQPGQLDVRTGNFSLSPRYTREGKINGWQGSAEMVLEGRDFPRITQTAGRITTLNVGNVGFALSREQRARTETEAQTIAIDNFKQKANELAKGFGFGGYTLREVSVNANDSGPIRPRMMAAAAKSFSADAPVPVEAGKTAVVVNVSGSVQLK, encoded by the coding sequence CGGCTTGTGTCGCATTGGCCGCGGCCGGAGCCGCGGGGACTGCCATGGCCCAGAACATGGCCGCGCCGCCGCAGAACGTGCTGCAGCTCACCGCCTCGGGCACCGTCGAAGTGCAGCAGGATTTGCTGAGCATGACGCTCACCACCACCCGCGACGCTACCGATGCCGCGACGGTTCAGTCGCAACTCAAGGCCGCGGTGGACGCCGCGCTGGCCGAAGCCAAGAAAAACGCACAGCCGGGCCAGCTCGACGTGCGTACCGGCAACTTCAGCCTGTCGCCGCGCTACACGCGTGAAGGCAAGATAAACGGCTGGCAAGGTTCCGCGGAAATGGTGCTCGAGGGGCGCGACTTCCCCCGCATCACGCAGACCGCGGGCCGCATCACCACGCTCAATGTGGGCAACGTCGGCTTTGCGCTGAGCCGCGAGCAGCGCGCCAGGACCGAGACCGAGGCGCAGACGATCGCCATCGACAACTTCAAGCAGAAGGCCAACGAACTGGCCAAGGGCTTCGGCTTCGGCGGCTACACGCTGCGCGAAGTTTCGGTGAATGCGAACGACAGCGGCCCGATCCGGCCCCGCATGATGGCGGCAGCAGCCAAATCCTTTTCCGCCGATGCGCCGGTGCCGGTGGAAGCCGGCAAGACCGCGGTGGTCGTGAACGTATCGGGATCGGTGCAGCTCAAGTAA